GCTGAGGGTCAATTGGATATCACCGGTACCCGGAGGCATATCAATGATCAGATAATCCAACTCACCCCAACGGGTCTGGGTCATAATCTGCTGCAATGCCCCTGCAACCATAGGTCCGCGCCAGACCATTGGAGTTTCTTCCGTCACAAGGTAGGCCATCGACATGGTTTTAATACCATGAGCTTCAACCGGCACAAACCATTTGCCATCAACGGTTTCGGGACGGGTACCGTCTTCGACGCCCAGCATAATGCCCTGACTGGGACCATAGATATCGGCGTCCAACAAGCCTACGCGAGCACCGTCTTTGGCGAGTGCCAAGGCCAGGTTGACCGACGTGGTGGATTTGCCAACGCCGCCCTTACCAGAAGCCACGGCAACAATATTTTTTACCTCAGCAATGGCTTCAATTGCCTGCGTTGCTGGGTTATCAGCAACCTGCCAGCTCACATTCACCGATGCACTGGCGCACTCATCAATATTTTCCAGTGCCACCACCAACATTTGCGCAATACCGTCTTTCAGATACTCAGACGGATAACCAAGAAAAATATCGACCGTGACCTGGTCACCATTAATTTCAATGTTCCTAATGGCTCCCGCTGAAACCAGATTCTGATTCAGGTAAGGGTCGGTGTAACCAGCTAACGCTTGCTCCACCTGGGTCTGGGTAAGTTGAACCACCATCTATTCCTATAAAAATCATCGTACAATGGCGGGAATTCTACGTAGATAAGCAACAATTTCCACCGACAGACATTCTGGCTATTAAAAAAGACTGTTTTGATACGAGATTGACTTAAAAAGAGACTTTCGCAAATTCCTACAATTTATATTCCTACACTGAAGTTATCCGAGAAACATCCGGAGGCTTTATGCCCGCTCTGATTGTCATCGTCGCGGTTACTGCTTCATTACTGCTTATCCCCCATCCTGTTTTTGCCGATATCGAAAAACGACTGTCGCAGCTGGAACAGGAAATTGAAAAAATACGAGCGCGTAAAGCGCAAACACCCAGGGATTCCGCCCTGTCGCTATACGGCAGTTTTCGCCCGGTGCTGACCTACAATGACGACGATGAAAAAACCACTACGGATATCCAGGACGGACTTTCTTACTTTGGCCTGAGAGGATCAACGGATGTCTTGGAATCCACCAACGTTTTTTTTCAGGGTGAATGGCGCATCAATATTGCTGACGAGGGTCAATTCGACGGGGCACGTTTGGCACTCGCCGGTATTTCAAGTAATTACGGTAAACTGACCCTGGGCAAACAGCGCCCACCCCACTATTTATTGGTCGGCGAACACATCGATATTTTTAATCACAATGCCAGTCCCTTTGGCTATAACGGTACCGCTTTCTCGCACGGAGATACGACAGCAGGCTTTGACAATTTTTTCATGGATAATGCCACGATGTATGAATATCAGCGCAACGGTCTGAGGCTGCTCGCGGCTGTCCGAACCGATGGCAGTCGTGGCGAAAACACAGCCGATACCTTCAATGCCGGTGTTTCATGGGATGCGGGCATTGTGTATATCGCTGCTGCCTATGTCGATTCGACCGGGGCTGACAAGGTCAATAATGACCTGGTTGGTGATCAGGTAAAAATCCGGGCATTGGCATTCCGTACAACCATTTCAGATTTATACATCGCCGTCGCCCATCAGAATATTGCATTCAAGCCCCCCACTGGCAAAGACATCGACCGCAGTAGCATGGATGTGTCGCTGGCCTATCCGCTGCGGCGGCGGTTCACCGTTAAAACCGGCTACTTTGACTACGATGACGGCGACAAAACCGATTCAAGCCGATCTTTTTCCGGCATTAACCTGACGTTGGAAAAACAGCTGATGAATAATGCGCGCATCCACCTCGAATATCTGTATCAAGGAACAGAATCCAGTGATTCAATGACTCAGATCAGCGCTGGACTGCGCTACGACTTCTCAAGCAACTTCCTGTAATCGCAGCCGTTCTGACCGACCAGTAATAACAAAATAGGTTATTGGCTATTATCGGTAACTCCGCAAAAACCAACAGAACCTCTGCAAATCGGCTCATTAGCTATGTCCGCCGCTAAGCTTATTCCATTTTGTGATTAAAACCAGCAAAGACCATCTTGTAGGAAATATCGCAAATTTGTGATAATGCGCGGCAATAATTAAACCGTGATGGCTCAGCTCTACTCGCCGCCATTAACAACCCGCTGTTAAATGCGGACAAGCAAGAGTACACCGATGACTGATTATCTGCTGATTCTGGTGAGCACCATACTGGTGAATAACTTTGTATTGGTGCAATTCCTGGGTCTGTGCCCTTTTATGGGTGTGTCGAACAAACTCGAAACCGCCATTGGTATGGGTGCCGCAACCACCTTTGTACTGACACTGGCGTCGGTATGCAGCTACCTGGTGTACACCTACCTTCTGCTGCCGTTTGATCTGGCCTACCTGAAAACGATCAGTTTTATCATGGTGATTGCTGTTGTTGTCGGTTTTACCGAAATGGCTATCCGGAAAACCAGTCCACTTCTTTACCGTGTTTTAGGTATATTTCTGCCTTTGATTACCACCAACTGCGCCGTGTTGGGCGTCGCATTACTGAACATAAAACGCGACAATGGTTTTGTTGAGTCCATTCTTTACGGCTTCGGAGCTGCGGTTGGCTTTTCTTTAGTCATGGTGCTGTTTGCCGCTATGCGTGAACGTATTGCCGTGGCCGACGTGCCTAAACCATTTCAGGGATCGGCCATTGCCATGATTACCGCAGGTTTGATGTCACTGGCCTTTCTTGGCTTTACTGGCCTGGTCAGCATTTAAGGGTGTTTGAATAGTATGTCTACTGCTGTTATCGCTATTCTGATAGCCGTTACTGTCTTGGTAATCCTCGCCGCTGTCTTTGGTGGCGTACTGGGCTTTGCTGCCGTGCGCTTCAAGGTTGAAGGCAATCCCATCGTGGACCAGATCAATAACCTATTACCACAAACTCAGTGCGGCCAGTGTTCTTATCCGGGCTGTAAGCCCTACGCCGAAGCCATCGCCAATGGCGATAAAATCAATAAATGCCCTCCGGGCGGTGAGAGCACCATTCAGGCCCTGGCAGATTTGCTGGGCGTTGAACCTGAACCGCTGGATGCAGAGCACGGGGCCGAAAACGACGTTACTAACGTTGCTGTGATTCGCGAAGATGAATGCATCGGCTGTACAAAGTGCATTCAAGCCTGTCCGGTTGACGCCATCCTCGGCGCAGCAAAACAAATGCATACCGTCATATCAGACGAGTGCACAGGTTGTGACCTGTGCGTAGAACCGTGCCCAGTCGATTGTATTGATATGGTGCCAGTCAGCACCGATAAGAGCAGCTGGTATTGGCAAGCGCCAACCTCCGGAGTGGAATTGATTGCTACAGATAAAACCCCCGCCATTGTCAACGACGTCACCGAACAGCCTGAGTCGGCCAACGACGATGATGAGCGAGGTGCCGCATGACCAATTTGATTCGCCTGTATGATTTTGACGGCGGTATTCACCCGGCAGAAAACAAAACCCAATCAACCGGACAGCCAATCCAACAGGCACCGGTTGCTCCACAACTGATTTTGCCATTACACCAGCACATCGGCGCACCGTCTGAACCTCTGGTCAAGGTGGGTGATAAGGTCCTTAAAGGTGAGATGCTGGCGGAAGCCAACGGGTTTGTCAGCGTACCACTGCACGCGCCGACATCCGGCACCATCACTGCGATCGAACCTCGTCAGGTGCCCCATGCCTCTGGCCTGGAAGAATTGTGCATTGTCATTGACAGTGACGGCAATGATGAATGGATTGAACGCAAGGGACTGTTAGGCAAACGTGGTGTTGACGATATTAACGATCTGGACACCTCCGATCTGGTCAATCACATCAGCGATTGTGGTATCGCTGGAATGGGTGGTGCAGGCTTTCCGACATCCGTCAAATTACGTACCGGTAAGCGCGACATCAGCACCCTCATTATCAATGGTGCCGAGTGTGAGCCGTATATCACCGCCGACGACATGTTGATGCGTGAACGCGCCCACCAGGTGATTTCCGGAGCTCAGATTCTGCTTCATATTCTCGGCGCCAAACGCTGTCTGATTGGTGTTGAAGACAACAAACCCGAGGCTGCTGACGCATTGAATGCTGCGCTGGTCGCACTTCATGAAGAGCATCATATTGATGTGGTTGTTATTCCAACAAAATACCCCTCCGGCGGTGAAAAGCAGCTGATTCAGATTCTGACGGGAGAAGAAGTACCAGCGGGCGGTATCCCGGCCGACCTGGGTATCGTCTGTCAGAACGTCGGTACTGT
The Saccharospirillaceae bacterium genome window above contains:
- the rsxB gene encoding electron transport complex subunit RsxB — encoded protein: MSTAVIAILIAVTVLVILAAVFGGVLGFAAVRFKVEGNPIVDQINNLLPQTQCGQCSYPGCKPYAEAIANGDKINKCPPGGESTIQALADLLGVEPEPLDAEHGAENDVTNVAVIREDECIGCTKCIQACPVDAILGAAKQMHTVISDECTGCDLCVEPCPVDCIDMVPVSTDKSSWYWQAPTSGVELIATDKTPAIVNDVTEQPESANDDDERGAA
- the apbC gene encoding iron-sulfur cluster carrier protein ApbC translates to MVQLTQTQVEQALAGYTDPYLNQNLVSAGAIRNIEINGDQVTVDIFLGYPSEYLKDGIAQMLVVALENIDECASASVNVSWQVADNPATQAIEAIAEVKNIVAVASGKGGVGKSTTSVNLALALAKDGARVGLLDADIYGPSQGIMLGVEDGTRPETVDGKWFVPVEAHGIKTMSMAYLVTEETPMVWRGPMVAGALQQIMTQTRWGELDYLIIDMPPGTGDIQLTLSQKFPVTGSVIVTTPQDIALADAKKGVEMFRKVNIPVLGMIENMSMHICSSCGHAEHIFGEDGAERLAESYQTDVLGSLPLSKYIREQSDAGTPVVAADDCSEVSMMYRHAARKMAVVLAKAAESNAVVPDIQISDD
- the rsxA gene encoding electron transport complex subunit RsxA, whose product is MTDYLLILVSTILVNNFVLVQFLGLCPFMGVSNKLETAIGMGAATTFVLTLASVCSYLVYTYLLLPFDLAYLKTISFIMVIAVVVGFTEMAIRKTSPLLYRVLGIFLPLITTNCAVLGVALLNIKRDNGFVESILYGFGAAVGFSLVMVLFAAMRERIAVADVPKPFQGSAIAMITAGLMSLAFLGFTGLVSI
- a CDS encoding porin — encoded protein: MPALIVIVAVTASLLLIPHPVFADIEKRLSQLEQEIEKIRARKAQTPRDSALSLYGSFRPVLTYNDDDEKTTTDIQDGLSYFGLRGSTDVLESTNVFFQGEWRINIADEGQFDGARLALAGISSNYGKLTLGKQRPPHYLLVGEHIDIFNHNASPFGYNGTAFSHGDTTAGFDNFFMDNATMYEYQRNGLRLLAAVRTDGSRGENTADTFNAGVSWDAGIVYIAAAYVDSTGADKVNNDLVGDQVKIRALAFRTTISDLYIAVAHQNIAFKPPTGKDIDRSSMDVSLAYPLRRRFTVKTGYFDYDDGDKTDSSRSFSGINLTLEKQLMNNARIHLEYLYQGTESSDSMTQISAGLRYDFSSNFL